In Brevibacillus brevis NBRC 100599, a single genomic region encodes these proteins:
- a CDS encoding ABC transporter ATP-binding protein, which produces MSTAVLEVKDVQKIYGTKGESQSHALKGVSMTIDKGEFVGIMGPSGSGKTTLLNVISTLDRPTEGFIEIAGTNITQMKRNQLADFRSQKLGFIFQDFNLLENLSVYENIALPLSLQGVPSKEINTKVSKVAQTLGIEEILQKYPVQISGGQKQRAAAARALVHDPAILLADEPTGALDSKNAKSLLETMTDLNENHQVSIMMVTHDAFSASYCKRILFIQDGKLYTEIQRTGDRQQFFKQILDVLAELGASHDVR; this is translated from the coding sequence ATGAGTACTGCTGTACTAGAAGTGAAAGACGTTCAAAAAATATATGGGACAAAAGGTGAAAGCCAGTCGCATGCCTTAAAGGGCGTATCGATGACCATAGACAAAGGTGAGTTCGTGGGAATCATGGGGCCATCCGGTTCGGGTAAGACGACTTTGCTCAACGTGATTTCCACACTGGATCGTCCAACAGAAGGCTTTATTGAGATTGCGGGAACGAACATTACACAGATGAAGCGTAATCAGCTCGCAGATTTTCGTTCGCAAAAGCTAGGCTTCATTTTTCAAGATTTCAACCTGCTAGAGAATTTGTCCGTGTATGAAAACATTGCATTGCCGCTGTCTCTGCAAGGTGTCCCTTCCAAAGAGATCAACACCAAAGTAAGTAAAGTAGCACAAACACTCGGGATCGAAGAGATTTTGCAAAAATATCCGGTTCAAATTTCCGGGGGACAAAAACAACGCGCCGCGGCAGCACGCGCACTTGTGCATGATCCTGCGATTTTGCTGGCGGACGAACCGACGGGCGCCCTCGACTCGAAGAATGCGAAAAGCTTGCTGGAAACGATGACGGATTTGAACGAGAACCACCAAGTATCAATCATGATGGTTACGCATGACGCCTTTTCTGCGAGTTATTGCAAACGGATCTTGTTCATTCAGGACGGCAAGCTGTACACCGAGATTCAACGTACGGGAGATCGTCAGCAATTTTTCAAACAAATTCTGGATGTACTTGCCGAGCTAGGTGCATCACATGATGTACGCTAG
- a CDS encoding FtsX-like permease family protein, with protein sequence MLFKLSLSSMRKMMKDYLVLLVGLVISISIFYMFQTLALNSDYTKNNAMISSIQIVFNVGAFLLAFITIFYIFYANSFLLSLRRKELGMYMVLGAKKGKISQILFLETLTMGIISLVIGSLVGIALASGIGVLLMNLLEISTDGYYPFYLPAVWVTWGFFLILFIITSTINAARLARASELTLIRAEQQNDQIKSKGIGAILVAILGVILLALGYTCLHLLMYLQALGFIVGAISCTIGTYLIFISLLPVLVQALKKNKKLNDSKLNAFTFAQLRFRVNNLTKILGTVAMLIGLGVGAMAGGLAFQQNVNLFTTVFHVYDVNLHDPVEADYQALKKMNVLEQHTYRYKVDDKAYYYLKEDLLANPLLLSTNSIQNYSADNKPKLVTDPLPKETYIVSSSKDDKGKYDAIPEDWDKAIFTNFINYQMIQGKSVLVVDQTKYEQTAGSEHKVLLAQVDDYLKYTQELKAMDERQKQLIGSITNVEAKDVYTSSKYSTYAGMYIFTSGTMFMGFFLGIAFLAMMASCLMFKILSGASRDKDRYSMLRKIGVRQSLLVGSIYKELFMVFIFPAIIGLMHVLIGMEMFSFILLDPYLNIWIPTLIFVVIYAIYYYITVQLYRGIVLPKEA encoded by the coding sequence ATGCTTTTCAAGCTATCCTTGTCCAGTATGCGGAAGATGATGAAGGACTATCTGGTTCTGCTCGTGGGTCTGGTCATCTCCATTTCGATTTTTTACATGTTCCAGACGCTTGCCCTCAATTCTGATTACACGAAAAACAACGCGATGATTTCTTCGATTCAGATCGTTTTCAATGTAGGGGCATTCCTGCTGGCGTTTATCACGATTTTCTATATTTTCTATGCCAACTCATTCCTACTCTCGCTGCGGCGCAAAGAGCTTGGAATGTACATGGTCTTAGGGGCGAAGAAGGGGAAAATCAGCCAAATTTTGTTCCTGGAAACATTGACGATGGGGATCATTTCCTTGGTGATCGGTAGTCTGGTTGGTATTGCACTTGCAAGCGGCATCGGCGTCCTGCTCATGAATCTGCTGGAGATTTCGACAGATGGGTACTATCCTTTTTATCTGCCAGCGGTTTGGGTGACATGGGGATTCTTCCTCATTCTGTTTATCATCACATCTACGATCAATGCTGCTCGTTTGGCTCGTGCATCTGAGCTCACACTCATCCGTGCCGAGCAACAAAATGACCAAATCAAGTCAAAAGGAATCGGAGCCATTTTGGTCGCTATCCTTGGCGTGATCCTGTTGGCTCTGGGCTATACATGCTTGCACTTGCTTATGTACCTGCAAGCACTCGGCTTTATTGTAGGGGCGATTTCATGCACCATCGGGACGTATTTGATTTTCATCTCGCTGTTGCCAGTTCTTGTACAGGCTTTGAAGAAAAATAAAAAGCTGAATGACAGCAAGTTGAACGCATTCACCTTTGCTCAGCTGCGTTTTCGGGTAAACAACCTGACCAAAATCCTCGGTACAGTAGCCATGCTGATCGGGCTTGGTGTCGGGGCGATGGCAGGGGGCTTGGCCTTCCAGCAAAACGTCAATTTGTTTACCACGGTGTTCCATGTGTATGACGTGAATCTGCATGATCCGGTTGAAGCGGATTATCAGGCACTGAAAAAAATGAACGTCCTGGAGCAACATACGTATCGATACAAAGTCGACGACAAGGCGTATTACTACTTGAAGGAAGACTTGCTGGCAAATCCGTTGCTGCTTTCCACGAACAGCATTCAAAATTACTCTGCTGACAACAAGCCAAAACTTGTGACTGATCCGCTTCCGAAAGAGACGTATATCGTTAGTTCGTCAAAAGATGACAAAGGTAAATACGATGCTATTCCTGAGGATTGGGACAAAGCGATATTCACCAACTTTATCAACTACCAGATGATTCAGGGTAAATCTGTTCTGGTTGTGGATCAGACGAAATATGAGCAAACTGCTGGAAGTGAACACAAGGTTCTCCTTGCCCAGGTTGACGACTATTTGAAATACACACAGGAATTAAAAGCCATGGATGAACGTCAAAAGCAACTGATTGGGTCTATCACAAATGTGGAAGCGAAAGACGTATACACTTCTTCCAAATACAGCACGTATGCGGGGATGTATATTTTCACAAGCGGAACGATGTTCATGGGCTTCTTCCTCGGAATTGCTTTCCTGGCGATGATGGCGAGCTGCCTGATGTTCAAAATCTTGTCCGGTGCTTCCCGTGACAAAGATCGTTACAGCATGCTGAGAAAAATCGGCGTACGTCAATCGTTGCTCGTAGGTTCGATCTATAAAGAGCTGTTCATGGTATTCATTTTCCCGGCGATCATCGGTCTGATGCACGTATTGATCGGTATGGAGATGTTCTCGTTCATCCTTTTGGATCCGTACCTGAACATCTGGATTCCAACGCTGATTTTCGTTGTGATCTATGCGATTTACTATTACATTACAGTTCAGCTTTATCGTGGAATTGTGTTGCCAAAAGAAGCGTAA
- a CDS encoding DUF4097 family beta strand repeat-containing protein — protein MNNNIKLAMILLAAASIGIAGCTKESSVTSTQSSSQQNASIPTNAIVNSETSDIKNVSNAVNGDISQIDVTNIHSLKIQSNAAIVKVIGDKQINHAEWELSKGSSKGIDTNVTTSIQDGTLQIMLKQEQKKLINTDPLPSLTIHLPYKDFKSLEIDNEVGNIFIESELSVQHLKVSSNAGNITVTDVIGKESSNISTNLGNVEFALPDQLAPLYVSLSTEMGNIDNQVNLEKATNTTSVVSKELHGYVGEAQSENATLNISTQVGEILFKK, from the coding sequence TTGAACAACAACATAAAGTTAGCAATGATTCTCCTGGCCGCTGCCAGTATCGGAATCGCTGGATGTACGAAGGAATCCTCCGTCACTAGTACACAAAGTTCGTCCCAGCAAAACGCTTCTATACCGACGAACGCAATTGTAAATTCAGAAACATCGGACATTAAGAATGTCTCGAATGCAGTAAATGGGGATATTTCTCAAATAGATGTAACTAACATTCATTCCCTAAAAATTCAAAGTAACGCTGCTATAGTTAAAGTCATAGGAGACAAACAAATCAATCATGCTGAATGGGAATTATCCAAGGGCAGTTCAAAAGGAATAGATACCAACGTGACTACATCGATCCAAGATGGAACATTACAGATTATGCTTAAACAGGAACAAAAGAAGTTGATAAATACGGATCCATTGCCATCCTTAACGATCCATCTTCCTTATAAAGACTTCAAATCCCTTGAGATAGATAATGAAGTTGGCAACATATTCATTGAGTCAGAATTGTCGGTCCAACATTTAAAAGTGAGCAGCAATGCTGGCAACATCACCGTAACGGATGTCATTGGCAAGGAAAGCAGTAACATATCTACTAACCTTGGAAACGTCGAATTCGCTCTACCGGATCAATTAGCGCCTCTATATGTAAGTTTATCAACTGAAATGGGTAATATTGATAATCAGGTTAATCTTGAAAAAGCAACAAATACCACATCGGTTGTTTCCAAAGAACTCCATGGATATGTGGGTGAGGCTCAATCCGAGAATGCAACGCTCAACATTTCCACACAAGTGGGCGAAATTCTATTCAAAAAATAA
- a CDS encoding ABC transporter substrate-binding protein has protein sequence MRLIKLPVMLVFMSAMLLLAACGNAGSTAQSGSNQAATAQPDAAKPAEEQVRTVKHMMGESTIKGTPKRIVALEWSSAEHLLALGIQPLGIADIPNMKKWVKLPVEIAPEVVDVGSRTSPNLESIMMLKPDLIIGIKRNVEANYDEMSKIAPTIAFDTNPTEGQGSQYDRMIEIFKQIADITGKNAEAEAALKDLDKTYAEAKEKLTKAGADKVPFVLAMGYSSQNAVEFRLSTDNSTAASILINIGLTNKYKPKKFEQTGMTLADVEALPALQDANFLHIIQNDDNVIENQLKNNPVWNGLTFVKENRVYALGGDLWPYGGTMSAKILANKAVDLLAK, from the coding sequence ATGCGTCTTATAAAACTACCAGTGATGCTTGTATTTATGTCTGCGATGCTGTTACTCGCTGCTTGCGGCAATGCGGGGTCAACTGCACAATCTGGTTCCAACCAAGCTGCTACAGCTCAGCCTGACGCAGCGAAACCGGCAGAAGAGCAAGTGCGCACAGTGAAGCACATGATGGGAGAGTCGACTATCAAAGGTACTCCTAAGCGTATCGTTGCATTGGAATGGAGCTCAGCAGAGCATTTGTTGGCTCTTGGTATTCAGCCTTTAGGGATTGCAGATATTCCAAATATGAAAAAATGGGTCAAACTCCCGGTGGAGATTGCCCCGGAAGTAGTGGATGTAGGAAGTCGTACTTCCCCGAACCTGGAATCGATCATGATGTTGAAGCCAGATTTGATTATCGGCATTAAACGAAATGTAGAAGCCAATTACGACGAAATGAGCAAAATTGCTCCAACGATTGCTTTTGATACGAATCCTACTGAAGGTCAAGGATCACAGTATGATCGAATGATCGAGATTTTCAAGCAAATTGCGGATATTACGGGTAAAAATGCAGAAGCCGAAGCTGCTTTGAAAGACCTCGACAAGACTTATGCGGAAGCAAAAGAAAAGCTAACCAAAGCTGGTGCAGATAAAGTTCCATTTGTCCTCGCGATGGGCTACAGCAGCCAAAATGCAGTAGAATTCCGTTTGTCTACGGATAACTCTACAGCAGCAAGCATCTTGATAAATATTGGTCTGACAAATAAGTATAAGCCTAAGAAATTTGAGCAAACAGGAATGACACTGGCAGATGTAGAGGCACTTCCAGCGTTGCAGGATGCGAATTTCCTCCATATCATTCAAAATGATGACAACGTGATTGAGAATCAATTGAAAAACAACCCAGTTTGGAACGGCCTTACTTTTGTGAAAGAAAATCGCGTCTATGCGCTGGGCGGAGATTTGTGGCCGTATGGTGGTACCATGTCTGCAAAGATTCTTGCGAATAAAGCTGTTGATCTGTTGGCAAAATAA
- the fhuB gene encoding Fe(3+)-hydroxamate ABC transporter permease FhuB: MFTRTDITPATSSQRGGWRLFLMLGSGLVALLVLTFVSLTQGMADISLRSVIQAIIAPQDISDHHMIQGVRLPRTVMGLLSGAALAIAGALMQTVTRNPLASETTLGVNAGAYFFVVFGMVFWPSFLHDHPLPFAMAGGILAAVTVYFMSGGRKGTPVRVALSGMIVTLVYSSLTSAIILFNEETTNGIFLWGSGSLKQNDWSGVEFSWPWIVAGILISFFMARQLDVLSLNEETAKSLGQKVAKTRLFTMFIAILVTCVSVSVVGPIGFIGLVAPHLVRLSGITQHRWLLPLCAIWGAALLVASDTIARMFINHYGELPAGAITAAIGGPWLIWLALRVSRSMTAGTGGSMSVGGAQRKVSYPLIVSMLTVLLVVVWMLSLSSGNLYLPWTEIIAIFMGQGNEMYSQLVLELRMPRLLTAMLAGVALAISGSLMQSAVRNPLADPQIVGVTSGAGVGAIIVLLVLPQFSAWMPLGAVAGGIISAAIVYAVSWRRGLNPIILTLVGIAVSAAGAALINILIVHSMILAAPALTWLAGSTYGRGWMEVGRLLPTILVLAPIAWWLGRRVDLLSFNDESSTGLGLKVRVTRLSVAVIAVLLASAAVASVGAVGFIGLLAPHAARMLVGPHHRRAVVVSAMFGAVLLAASDLLGRIVMIPKDIPAGVVVALLGAPYLFLLMFRSNRPSQ, encoded by the coding sequence ATGTTCACACGAACTGACATCACTCCAGCCACTTCCTCACAAAGAGGGGGCTGGAGATTGTTCTTGATGTTAGGGAGTGGACTTGTCGCTCTGTTAGTGCTTACATTTGTCAGTTTGACACAGGGGATGGCAGACATTTCTCTGCGTTCTGTTATACAGGCCATTATTGCTCCGCAGGACATTTCCGATCACCATATGATACAAGGTGTCAGGCTTCCGAGAACGGTCATGGGGCTTTTGTCTGGTGCAGCATTGGCGATTGCCGGAGCTTTGATGCAGACAGTGACACGAAACCCGCTCGCTTCGGAAACGACATTGGGAGTAAATGCGGGTGCCTATTTCTTCGTGGTGTTCGGGATGGTTTTTTGGCCATCATTCTTGCATGACCACCCGCTTCCATTTGCGATGGCGGGCGGAATACTCGCAGCCGTTACCGTATACTTCATGTCTGGCGGGCGAAAAGGCACGCCTGTGCGTGTGGCATTATCCGGGATGATCGTCACCTTGGTGTACTCCTCCTTGACGAGTGCCATCATCTTGTTTAACGAAGAAACGACAAATGGCATTTTCCTCTGGGGCTCGGGCTCCCTGAAGCAAAATGACTGGTCGGGTGTAGAATTCAGTTGGCCTTGGATTGTAGCTGGGATTTTAATCAGCTTTTTTATGGCCAGGCAGCTTGATGTACTTAGCCTTAATGAAGAAACGGCGAAGTCATTGGGGCAAAAGGTGGCAAAAACACGGCTTTTCACCATGTTTATTGCGATTTTGGTTACGTGCGTTAGTGTCAGTGTGGTAGGTCCAATCGGTTTCATCGGACTCGTGGCTCCGCATCTGGTGCGATTGTCAGGCATCACCCAGCATAGATGGCTGCTGCCGTTATGTGCCATCTGGGGGGCAGCGCTGCTTGTGGCTTCTGATACGATTGCACGTATGTTCATCAATCATTATGGTGAACTTCCGGCAGGAGCCATCACGGCTGCTATTGGTGGCCCATGGTTGATTTGGCTGGCTTTGCGTGTCTCGCGCAGTATGACTGCTGGGACTGGAGGCTCGATGAGTGTCGGTGGAGCACAACGCAAAGTTTCGTATCCATTGATTGTGTCTATGCTTACGGTGCTGCTCGTGGTTGTTTGGATGCTCAGCTTGTCTAGCGGAAACTTGTACCTGCCCTGGACGGAGATCATCGCCATTTTCATGGGACAAGGAAACGAGATGTACAGTCAATTGGTGTTGGAGCTTCGGATGCCGCGACTGTTGACAGCGATGTTGGCAGGTGTAGCACTCGCGATCAGCGGAAGTCTCATGCAGAGTGCAGTACGTAATCCACTGGCTGATCCGCAGATTGTCGGTGTCACGAGTGGTGCGGGTGTAGGGGCGATTATCGTGCTCCTCGTGCTTCCTCAATTCTCGGCTTGGATGCCCCTTGGGGCTGTTGCAGGGGGAATCATCTCTGCTGCGATTGTGTATGCAGTCTCTTGGAGAAGGGGACTCAATCCAATCATCTTGACGCTAGTAGGAATTGCGGTTTCTGCCGCAGGTGCCGCTCTTATTAATATTTTAATCGTACATTCGATGATCTTGGCAGCGCCTGCACTCACTTGGCTGGCAGGAAGTACATACGGGCGGGGATGGATGGAAGTAGGCCGCCTGTTGCCAACGATCCTCGTTTTAGCACCGATCGCGTGGTGGTTAGGACGTCGGGTGGACCTCTTGTCATTTAACGACGAGAGCTCGACTGGATTAGGGTTAAAGGTGCGGGTGACGAGGTTGTCTGTGGCAGTCATTGCCGTGCTGCTCGCTTCAGCGGCAGTTGCCAGTGTCGGAGCCGTAGGATTTATCGGTCTTCTCGCTCCACATGCAGCACGTATGCTGGTTGGCCCCCATCATCGCCGTGCAGTTGTCGTCTCAGCCATGTTTGGAGCTGTATTGTTGGCTGCTTCTGATTTGCTAGGAAGGATCGTCATGATTCCGAAAGATATTCCGGCGGGGGTCGTGGTGGCATTGCTAGGCGCGCCCTATCTGTTTTTGCTGATGTTCCGTTCGAATCGTCCCTCACAATAG
- a CDS encoding helix-turn-helix domain-containing protein translates to MNPLTINQDYPGFLMTAFRKQRLKNFHLRQVEINTHVLCYVAEGRAEMTVDGQKQVLDAGKLLLLHPTTKIEELRCQSGPLHIYRLHYAEARRDQHESAPERKEVEALAVSTPASFLTVLEELSQLTRKRDYSSFLRSQALLYELLGVVYDEQKKKEEKGIGTIEETIAYMQKHYRESLELGSLPSLAGLTPSSYCRAFKRVTGMTPGEYLTGLRMEHAKELLAHSGGSVKDVARNVGYTDELYFSRLFKKREGLSPQIYMKQSDQRVVVVSKLFLQDHFLAMGIQPIAAPSFPSYFETRTGFPSYLQQKLRGTKALNAEQLIDPKEILTLSPDVIVRMNFFHNREAGDWEKIRGTVFFDGYPNWIDYQTRLATLFKKESQAEKIIKHIDNVEKQARDALLPVTRTGEWTMIRVLADEVRLYGVEGHALADLFYHKLGFAPDPNVTHAAYIPNALNDLIELNPERIIVFWSEREHVAALWNNPLWRDMRAVRENKVYHPANHEWDPWGPFGREHTIQRSKAYFLQVAQG, encoded by the coding sequence GTGAATCCGTTGACGATTAATCAAGATTATCCTGGCTTTTTGATGACCGCCTTTCGCAAACAGCGATTGAAAAATTTTCACCTGCGTCAGGTGGAGATAAACACCCATGTCCTTTGCTATGTGGCAGAAGGAAGAGCAGAGATGACGGTTGATGGTCAAAAGCAGGTGCTCGACGCCGGAAAGCTCTTGTTGTTGCACCCGACGACGAAGATAGAAGAATTGCGGTGCCAATCAGGACCGTTGCACATATACAGACTGCATTACGCAGAAGCGAGACGCGATCAGCACGAGAGCGCTCCCGAGAGGAAAGAAGTCGAGGCTTTGGCTGTCTCTACACCCGCCTCATTTCTGACGGTATTGGAAGAGCTCTCGCAATTAACACGAAAACGGGATTACTCTTCTTTTTTGCGGAGCCAAGCGTTGCTCTACGAGCTGCTTGGTGTTGTTTATGATGAACAGAAAAAGAAAGAGGAAAAGGGCATTGGAACGATTGAGGAGACCATTGCCTACATGCAAAAACACTACCGAGAGTCACTGGAATTGGGAAGCTTGCCGAGTCTGGCGGGGTTGACCCCCAGCTCTTATTGCCGTGCTTTCAAACGTGTGACGGGAATGACACCCGGGGAGTATTTGACTGGGCTGCGGATGGAGCATGCCAAGGAGCTGCTTGCCCATTCTGGAGGAAGCGTGAAGGATGTAGCTCGTAACGTAGGTTATACCGATGAGCTGTATTTTAGTAGACTCTTCAAAAAACGCGAAGGATTGTCGCCGCAAATTTATATGAAGCAAAGTGACCAGCGGGTAGTCGTGGTCAGCAAGCTGTTTTTGCAGGATCATTTTCTTGCGATGGGAATTCAGCCGATTGCTGCCCCCTCCTTCCCGAGCTACTTTGAAACGAGGACGGGCTTTCCTTCTTATTTACAGCAAAAGCTGCGCGGGACAAAAGCATTGAATGCAGAGCAGCTGATCGATCCGAAAGAAATTTTAACGTTATCGCCTGATGTGATTGTCAGGATGAACTTTTTCCACAATCGGGAGGCAGGAGACTGGGAGAAAATAAGAGGAACGGTCTTTTTTGACGGTTATCCGAATTGGATTGACTACCAGACCAGATTGGCGACGCTCTTCAAGAAAGAGAGTCAGGCAGAGAAAATCATCAAGCACATCGATAACGTGGAAAAACAAGCAAGAGATGCACTGTTGCCGGTTACACGCACGGGTGAATGGACGATGATTCGCGTCCTTGCGGATGAGGTGCGCCTATATGGTGTAGAGGGGCACGCCCTCGCTGATTTGTTTTATCACAAGCTTGGATTTGCGCCTGATCCGAATGTGACCCACGCGGCCTATATACCAAATGCGCTCAACGATCTGATCGAATTAAACCCGGAGCGAATCATCGTGTTCTGGAGTGAACGGGAGCATGTGGCAGCACTGTGGAACAACCCGTTGTGGAGAGACATGCGTGCGGTGAGGGAAAACAAAGTGTACCATCCCGCCAATCACGAATGGGACCCATGGGGACCGTTTGGCAGAGAGCATACGATTCAAAGGAGCAAAGCGTATTTTCTCCAGGTTGCACAGGGGTAA
- a CDS encoding ABC transporter substrate-binding protein — translation MKSKTSLRTMRHIMTSFFALCLLVVLAGCGGNANQAQQAPAASGTTTEATPTSAPADSNEVREVKHAMGTTPIKGTPERVVILTNEGTEALLALGVKPIAAVQSWDEDPWYPHIKDEMTGVEVLGFEDQPNLEAIVSLSPDLIIGNKVRHEKIYDQLSKIAPTVFSEELSGRWKSNFMLYAEALNKKSEGEQVLKEFDDRVAAAKAKLGPKASTKVSVAKFSKKGVQIYQKDTFSGVLLDQLGLARPASQDVNNFAEMISEEGMSAMDGDILFYWVTEPTKESKDVSNNAKKWMESPVFKSLNVAKTNQVYQVDETVWNKAGGIKAANLLLEDIVKRLDVK, via the coding sequence ATGAAAAGTAAGACCAGTTTACGTACCATGCGCCACATCATGACCAGCTTCTTCGCGCTGTGCTTGCTGGTTGTCCTTGCCGGTTGTGGAGGCAATGCCAATCAAGCTCAACAAGCGCCAGCTGCATCAGGAACGACGACTGAGGCTACTCCAACATCAGCACCAGCCGATTCCAATGAAGTACGTGAAGTGAAACACGCAATGGGTACCACTCCGATCAAGGGAACACCAGAACGCGTGGTAATTTTAACAAATGAAGGTACCGAAGCCTTGCTTGCACTTGGCGTTAAGCCAATCGCTGCTGTACAGTCATGGGATGAAGATCCTTGGTATCCTCACATCAAGGATGAGATGACAGGTGTAGAAGTGTTGGGCTTCGAAGACCAGCCGAATCTCGAAGCGATTGTAAGCCTGAGCCCTGATTTGATCATCGGGAACAAAGTACGTCATGAAAAGATTTACGATCAACTGTCCAAAATCGCTCCAACCGTATTCTCAGAAGAGCTGTCCGGCAGATGGAAAAGCAACTTCATGCTTTATGCAGAAGCACTAAACAAGAAGTCGGAAGGCGAACAAGTCCTGAAAGAATTCGATGATCGTGTAGCTGCTGCGAAAGCAAAGCTGGGTCCGAAAGCTTCTACCAAAGTATCCGTAGCAAAATTCTCCAAAAAAGGTGTACAAATCTATCAAAAAGATACCTTTAGCGGTGTGTTGCTCGATCAACTGGGACTCGCACGTCCAGCTTCCCAGGACGTAAACAACTTTGCAGAAATGATTAGTGAAGAAGGTATGTCCGCTATGGATGGGGACATCCTGTTCTACTGGGTAACGGAGCCAACGAAAGAATCTAAAGATGTTTCGAACAACGCGAAAAAATGGATGGAAAGCCCGGTTTTCAAATCTCTGAATGTGGCGAAGACCAATCAAGTTTACCAAGTAGACGAAACGGTTTGGAACAAAGCAGGCGGCATCAAGGCAGCGAATTTGCTGCTCGAAGATATCGTGAAGCGCCTCGATGTGAAGTAA
- a CDS encoding fatty acid desaturase: MHQANIAELKKNVAPFEKSDMKKSIRQLINTLVPLILLWYGAYLSLSVSYWLTLPIVIVAAGFVIRTFIICHDCCHQSFFKNRRANDIVGTITGVITLVPYEQWKNSHNIHHATSSNLDKRGVGDLWMLTVNEYLESPIWRKIAYRLYRNPIVMFGLGPIFVFLLQYRFNVKRARRKERLNTYLTNLLLVGLYAVLIWAVGWQAFLLIQGPIFFVSGLFGIWLFYVQHTYEDSYFENEEEWSYVKAAVEGSSYYKLPKVLQWLTGNIGFHHVHHLSPRVPNYNLEKAHNETPPLQKATTITLAASVQCLRFHLWDESNKRFVSFKGIKRLTAARSEAIMDALQGSKPSLEGK, translated from the coding sequence ATGCATCAAGCCAACATTGCCGAGTTGAAAAAGAATGTTGCCCCCTTTGAAAAATCAGACATGAAAAAGAGTATCCGACAGCTAATCAATACGTTAGTTCCGCTGATTCTGCTTTGGTACGGAGCTTATCTCAGTCTATCTGTGTCCTATTGGCTGACGCTGCCTATCGTCATTGTTGCAGCTGGCTTCGTCATCCGTACCTTCATCATTTGCCACGATTGCTGCCACCAATCCTTTTTCAAAAATCGTCGGGCGAATGACATTGTGGGGACGATTACTGGTGTGATTACCCTCGTTCCGTATGAACAGTGGAAAAATAGTCACAATATTCACCATGCAACGAGCAGCAACCTCGACAAACGAGGCGTAGGCGATCTGTGGATGTTGACTGTTAATGAATATCTCGAATCTCCTATCTGGCGTAAAATTGCTTATCGGCTGTATCGTAATCCGATTGTTATGTTTGGCTTGGGACCTATTTTTGTCTTTTTGCTCCAATATCGTTTTAATGTAAAACGTGCTCGCCGCAAAGAGCGGTTGAATACGTATCTGACGAATTTGCTGCTGGTCGGTCTTTATGCGGTCTTAATCTGGGCGGTTGGCTGGCAAGCATTTCTGTTGATTCAAGGTCCGATCTTTTTTGTCTCAGGATTGTTTGGGATTTGGCTGTTTTATGTACAGCATACGTATGAGGATTCGTATTTTGAGAACGAAGAAGAGTGGAGCTATGTGAAAGCAGCAGTAGAAGGAAGCTCCTACTACAAGCTGCCAAAGGTTTTGCAATGGCTCACAGGCAATATTGGCTTTCACCACGTCCATCATTTAAGCCCACGGGTACCGAATTACAACCTGGAAAAAGCACATAACGAGACACCACCGCTTCAGAAGGCGACAACGATTACACTGGCGGCCAGCGTGCAGTGCCTGCGTTTTCATTTATGGGATGAGAGCAACAAGCGCTTTGTGAGCTTTAAAGGCATCAAGCGATTGACTGCTGCTCGATCAGAAGCGATCATGGATGCACTTCAAGGCTCCAAACCGAGTTTGGAAGGAAAATAA